From the genome of Ralstonia pickettii, one region includes:
- the gyrA gene encoding DNA gyrase subunit A, whose product MDQFAKETLPVSLEEEMRSSYLAYAMSVIVGRALPDVRDGLKPVHRRALYSMHELNNDWNRPYKKSARIVGDVIGKYHPHGDTAVYDTIVRMAQNFSLRYMLVDGQGNFGSVDGDNAAAMRYTEIRLSKIAHELLADLDKETVNFEPNYDGSETEPSVLPARIPNLLINGSSGIAVGMATNIPPHNLNEVVDGCLHLLRNPEATVDELIELIPAPDFPTAGIIYGISGVREGYRTGRGRVVMRAKTHFEDIDRGQRQAIIVDELPYQVNKRTLLERIAELVTEKRIEGISDIRDESDKSGMRVVIELKRGEVPEVVLNNLYKNTQLQDTFGMNMVALVDGQPRLLNLRQMLECFLLHRREVVTRRTVFDLRKARERGHILEGLAVALANIDEFIAIIKAAPTPPVAKAELMSRSWDSGLVRDMLVRAESETSGGGAAYRPEGLLPAFGMQGDGLYKLSDTQAQEILQMRLQRLTGLEQDKIVQEYREVMAQIADLLDILARPERITAIIVEELTAIRAEFGDERRSQIEHNATELDTEDLITPQDLVVTLSHSGYMKSQPISEYRAQKRGGRGKQAAATKEDDWIDTLFVANTHDYILCFSNRGRLYWLKVWEVPQGSRNSRGRPIVNMFPLSPGEKINVILPVKQFDEQHFVFMATSKGTVKKTALTEFSNPRKAGIIAVDLDEGDFLIGADITDGQHDVMLFSDAGKAVRFDENDVRPMGRQARGVRGMNLEENQQVIAMLVAPAETAGEGSQSGAGSVLTATENGYGKRTPISEYTRHGRGTKGMIAIQTSERNGKVVAAALVAPEDEIMLITTGGVLIRTRVDEIREMGRATQGVTLISVGEGNKLSGLQRVMESDAEGADGAEGADATDAASGADAQADDSTET is encoded by the coding sequence CGCTCGAAGAAGAAATGCGTAGTTCGTACCTCGCTTACGCCATGAGCGTGATCGTGGGCCGCGCGCTTCCCGATGTGCGGGATGGTCTCAAGCCGGTGCATCGCCGTGCGCTTTATTCGATGCACGAGCTGAACAACGACTGGAATCGCCCCTATAAGAAGTCCGCTCGTATCGTCGGGGATGTGATCGGTAAGTACCACCCCCACGGCGACACTGCTGTATACGACACCATCGTGCGGATGGCGCAGAACTTCTCGCTGCGCTACATGCTGGTCGACGGCCAAGGCAACTTCGGCTCCGTCGACGGCGACAACGCGGCGGCGATGCGTTACACCGAAATCCGCCTCTCGAAGATCGCCCACGAACTGCTGGCCGACCTCGACAAGGAAACCGTCAATTTCGAGCCGAACTACGACGGCTCCGAAACTGAACCGTCCGTTCTGCCAGCGCGCATTCCCAACTTGCTGATCAATGGCTCGTCCGGGATTGCGGTGGGGATGGCAACGAACATTCCGCCGCACAACCTCAATGAGGTGGTCGATGGCTGCTTGCACTTGCTGCGCAACCCGGAAGCGACGGTCGACGAGTTGATTGAACTGATCCCGGCGCCGGACTTCCCGACGGCGGGCATCATCTACGGCATTTCGGGTGTGCGTGAAGGCTATCGCACCGGCCGCGGCCGTGTGGTGATGCGCGCCAAGACGCACTTTGAAGATATCGACCGCGGCCAGCGCCAGGCGATCATCGTCGACGAACTGCCGTATCAAGTTAACAAGCGCACGCTGCTGGAGCGTATTGCTGAGCTGGTCACCGAAAAGCGTATCGAAGGCATTTCCGACATTCGCGACGAGTCGGACAAGTCCGGCATGCGCGTGGTGATCGAACTCAAGCGCGGCGAGGTGCCGGAGGTTGTGCTCAACAACCTCTACAAGAATACCCAGCTGCAAGACACGTTCGGCATGAACATGGTGGCGCTGGTCGACGGCCAGCCGCGCCTGCTAAACCTGCGCCAGATGCTGGAGTGCTTCCTGCTGCATCGCCGCGAGGTGGTGACGCGTCGCACCGTGTTCGACCTGCGCAAGGCGCGCGAGCGTGGTCACATCCTGGAAGGTCTGGCTGTTGCGCTTGCCAACATCGACGAGTTCATCGCCATCATCAAGGCCGCGCCGACCCCGCCGGTCGCGAAGGCAGAGTTGATGAGCCGCAGCTGGGATTCGGGGCTCGTGCGGGACATGCTTGTTCGGGCAGAGAGCGAAACGTCTGGCGGTGGCGCCGCGTATCGGCCGGAAGGTCTGCTGCCCGCTTTCGGTATGCAGGGCGATGGCCTGTACAAGCTGTCGGACACGCAAGCGCAGGAAATCCTGCAGATGCGCTTGCAACGCCTCACCGGGCTCGAGCAGGACAAGATCGTTCAGGAATATCGTGAAGTGATGGCGCAGATCGCCGATCTGCTGGATATCCTGGCGCGGCCGGAACGTATTACCGCCATCATCGTCGAGGAACTGACCGCGATCCGCGCGGAATTCGGCGATGAGCGTCGCTCGCAGATCGAGCACAATGCGACCGAGTTGGATACAGAAGACCTCATTACGCCGCAAGATCTGGTGGTGACGCTGTCCCACAGCGGCTACATGAAGAGCCAGCCGATTTCCGAGTACCGGGCGCAAAAGCGTGGCGGCCGCGGCAAGCAGGCTGCGGCAACGAAGGAAGACGACTGGATCGACACGCTCTTCGTCGCCAACACCCATGACTACATCTTGTGCTTCTCGAACCGTGGCCGCCTGTACTGGCTGAAGGTTTGGGAAGTGCCGCAAGGCAGCCGCAATTCGCGCGGCCGTCCGATCGTCAATATGTTCCCGCTGTCGCCGGGCGAGAAGATCAACGTGATCCTGCCGGTGAAGCAGTTCGACGAGCAGCACTTCGTCTTTATGGCCACCTCCAAGGGGACGGTCAAGAAGACGGCGCTGACCGAGTTCTCGAATCCGCGCAAGGCCGGCATTATCGCGGTGGATCTGGACGAGGGCGATTTCCTGATCGGCGCGGACATTACCGATGGTCAGCATGATGTGATGCTGTTCTCCGACGCGGGCAAGGCCGTGCGCTTCGATGAAAACGACGTGCGCCCGATGGGTCGCCAGGCGCGCGGCGTGCGCGGTATGAATCTGGAAGAGAACCAGCAGGTGATTGCCATGTTGGTCGCGCCGGCAGAAACCGCGGGCGAAGGGTCCCAATCCGGCGCCGGCAGCGTGCTGACCGCCACTGAAAACGGCTACGGTAAGCGCACGCCAATCTCCGAATACACCCGGCATGGCCGCGGCACGAAGGGCATGATCGCCATCCAGACCTCCGAGCGTAATGGCAAGGTCGTGGCAGCGGCGCTGGTGGCGCCGGAAGACGAAATCATGTTGATCACGACGGGGGGCGTGCTGATCCGCACGCGTGTGGACGAGATCCGTGAAATGGGTCGGGCCACGCAGGGTGTCACGCTCATCTCGGTGGGTGAAGGCAACAAGCTGTCCGGGCTGCAACGTGTGATGGAGTCCGACGCTGAAGGTGCAGATGGTGCTGAGGGCGCCGATGCGACCGATGCCGCCTCGGGCGCAGATGCACAGGCGGATGACAGCACCGAGACATAA
- a CDS encoding DUF2059 domain-containing protein, whose protein sequence is MHKSLKLKHLIVVAGFAPLFAFAQAADADKTAAIKDLLTTMNVDAAIKGQGEVLANGAKQEAPLVLEQALVENKTLNDKQKQAAVDKLKKNGAVQRMTDGAGKDFDTEAFRKDALQAHYDSLGKYYSTQEIKDLTAFLKTPSGQKFMANQGKAMQEVWGNVMQKYGPQVGKKMRDMADKEVAAASK, encoded by the coding sequence ATGCACAAGAGTCTCAAACTCAAACATCTGATCGTGGTGGCCGGTTTCGCTCCGCTGTTCGCGTTCGCGCAGGCAGCCGACGCTGACAAGACGGCAGCCATCAAGGACTTGCTGACGACGATGAACGTCGACGCGGCCATCAAGGGTCAAGGTGAAGTGTTGGCCAACGGCGCAAAGCAGGAAGCCCCGCTGGTGCTGGAGCAGGCACTGGTCGAGAACAAGACTCTGAATGACAAGCAAAAGCAAGCCGCTGTCGACAAGCTGAAGAAGAACGGCGCCGTGCAGCGCATGACCGACGGCGCTGGCAAGGACTTCGACACCGAAGCCTTCCGCAAAGACGCTCTGCAAGCCCACTATGATTCGCTGGGTAAGTACTACTCGACCCAGGAAATCAAGGATCTCACTGCATTCCTGAAGACGCCTAGCGGCCAGAAGTTCATGGCCAACCAAGGCAAGGCCATGCAGGAAGTGTGGGGCAACGTGATGCAAAAGTACGGTCCGCAGGTCGGCAAGAAGATGCGCGACATGGCTGACAAGGAAGTTGCCGCCGCTTCGAAGTAA
- the serC gene encoding 3-phosphoserine/phosphohydroxythreonine transaminase: protein MNQADRALQASQARVYNFSAGPAVLPVEVLEQAKDEMVSWHGSGMSVMEMSHRGREFESILAAAFSDLRQLLAVPDNYEILFLQGGAIAENAIVPLNLMRRLSADAPKADYIVTGTWSIKSQQEARKYGEVNIAATSEAERFHKIPDVSSWKLSSDAAYVHLCTNETIVGVEYQETPDVGQAHGRVVVSDVSSHILSRPIDWNGYQVLYGGAQKNIGPAGLTIAIVRKDLLGHAHPLCPSAFNWRLVAENGSMYNTPPTYAIYIAGLVFQWIKRQGGVEALETRNIIKSKMLYDFIDASSFYRNEIHPTCRSRMNVPFFLNDESRNEAFLTQARERGLVQLKGHKSVGGMRASIYNAMPLEGVEALVDFMREFERVSA, encoded by the coding sequence ATGAACCAAGCGGACCGAGCACTTCAAGCCAGCCAGGCGCGTGTGTACAACTTTTCGGCGGGGCCGGCAGTGTTGCCGGTCGAGGTGCTGGAGCAGGCGAAGGACGAGATGGTCTCCTGGCACGGCAGCGGCATGAGCGTGATGGAGATGAGTCATCGCGGCCGCGAGTTTGAAAGCATCCTGGCAGCGGCGTTCAGCGATTTGCGCCAGTTGTTGGCCGTGCCGGACAACTACGAAATCCTTTTCCTGCAAGGCGGTGCCATCGCCGAAAACGCGATCGTGCCGCTGAACCTGATGCGGCGCCTGTCGGCCGATGCACCGAAGGCCGACTACATCGTCACCGGCACGTGGTCGATCAAGTCGCAACAGGAAGCACGCAAGTACGGCGAGGTGAACATCGCCGCCACCAGCGAGGCTGAACGCTTCCACAAGATTCCGGATGTGTCGAGCTGGAAGCTGTCTTCTGACGCGGCCTACGTGCACCTGTGCACGAACGAGACCATTGTGGGCGTTGAATATCAGGAGACGCCTGACGTCGGTCAGGCACATGGGCGTGTGGTGGTGTCTGATGTGTCGAGCCACATCCTTTCCCGGCCGATCGACTGGAACGGCTACCAGGTCCTGTACGGCGGCGCGCAGAAAAACATCGGTCCTGCCGGCCTGACGATCGCCATTGTCCGCAAGGACCTTCTGGGTCATGCGCACCCGCTATGCCCGTCGGCGTTCAACTGGCGCCTCGTGGCCGAGAACGGCTCGATGTACAACACGCCGCCCACTTACGCCATCTACATCGCGGGGCTTGTGTTCCAGTGGATCAAGCGCCAGGGCGGGGTTGAGGCGCTGGAAACGCGCAACATCATCAAGTCGAAGATGCTGTACGACTTTATCGATGCCAGCAGCTTCTACCGCAATGAGATTCATCCGACGTGCCGGTCGCGCATGAATGTGCCGTTCTTCCTCAACGACGAATCCCGCAACGAGGCGTTCCTCACACAGGCGCGCGAGCGCGGGTTGGTGCAGCTCAAGGGCCACAAGTCCGTGGGCGGCATGCGAGCGAGCATCTATAACGCGATGCCGCTGGAAGGTGTGGAGGCGCTGGTCGACTTCATGCGTGAGTTTGAACGAGTGTCGGCGTAA